Proteins co-encoded in one Kutzneria chonburiensis genomic window:
- the dhaM gene encoding dihydroxyacetone kinase phosphoryl donor subunit DhaM → MNGPVGIVLVSHSAGLAAGLRELLAQIGSAAVPVVAAGGSADGGIGTSYDLVAEAIDKADQGAGVAVLPDLGSSVLTTRTVLEDHPRADVAIIDAPFVEGAVAAAVTAAAGGDLHAVISAAEEARDVRKF, encoded by the coding sequence ATGAACGGACCAGTGGGGATCGTACTCGTTTCACACAGCGCCGGGCTCGCCGCCGGGCTGCGTGAGCTGCTGGCGCAGATCGGCTCGGCCGCCGTCCCGGTGGTGGCTGCAGGCGGTAGCGCCGACGGCGGGATCGGAACCAGCTACGACCTCGTCGCCGAGGCCATCGACAAGGCCGACCAGGGTGCCGGTGTGGCGGTGTTGCCCGACTTGGGCAGCTCCGTGCTCACCACGCGGACCGTGCTCGAGGACCATCCTCGCGCCGACGTCGCCATCATCGACGCCCCCTTCGTCGAGGGCGCTGTCGCCGCCGCCGTCACCGCCGCCGCCGGCGGTGACCTTCATGCCGTCATTTCCGCCGCCGAGGAGGCCCGCGATGTCCGCAAGTTCTGA
- a CDS encoding HPr family phosphocarrier protein, whose translation MSASSDTHAQTTVTLPANLHARPAGRIAQAAARFTSTIRIEHAGRAINPTGVLSVMSLGATAGSTVTISAEGPDADTAVSSLADILATAE comes from the coding sequence ATGTCCGCAAGTTCTGACACCCACGCCCAGACCACCGTCACCTTGCCCGCCAACCTGCACGCCCGCCCCGCCGGCAGGATCGCCCAGGCCGCCGCCCGTTTCACCAGCACCATCCGCATCGAGCACGCCGGCCGCGCCATCAACCCCACCGGCGTCCTGTCGGTGATGAGCCTCGGCGCCACCGCCGGCTCCACCGTCACGATCTCCGCCGAGGGCCCCGACGCCGACACCGCCGTCTCCTCCTTGGCCGACATCCTCGCCACCGCCGAATAG
- a CDS encoding DUF3885 domain-containing protein, producing MPDGQLSMLWRQQWPHCPPPAAPPDADYAVNTVMITSPSFDRIHHPYDGGADVLLPTSDERDALERRHSDWLSSHPQGL from the coding sequence GTGCCTGACGGTCAGCTGTCAATGCTGTGGCGGCAGCAGTGGCCCCACTGCCCGCCGCCGGCCGCACCACCCGACGCCGACTACGCCGTCAACACGGTGATGATCACCAGTCCGTCCTTCGACCGGATCCACCACCCGTACGACGGCGGCGCCGATGTGCTGTTGCCGACCTCGGATGAGCGCGATGCCTTGGAGCGCCGGCATTCCGACTGGCTCTCTAGCCATCCGCAAGGCCTCTGA
- a CDS encoding SCO6745 family protein, producing MSHSRAKVHRMFELLEPIAAVTYSEATNEPFMALGMRNFWDGYFAGRAAPLGLVPAEVVHAVFYNFADGEVARHIPWVWGKITPQEAIAVRERGSVTALRGRIGELADSDGLGRAGDLATLAAVSAPTEGRALYAGLRALDVPEEPVAKLWHAATLLREHRGDGHNAALLAHGIGGTEAHVLLACSLGMKPEKFGRIHHLPKAQLAAVVDGLRARGLVNDAGGFTDAGRDIKERIEALTDDLAAPAYDVLNADELDELIAGLEPIAAAVQAADD from the coding sequence ATGTCGCACTCACGGGCCAAGGTGCACCGCATGTTCGAGCTCCTCGAGCCGATCGCGGCCGTCACGTACTCCGAGGCGACGAACGAGCCGTTCATGGCGCTTGGCATGCGGAACTTCTGGGACGGGTACTTCGCCGGCCGGGCGGCGCCGCTGGGGCTGGTGCCGGCAGAGGTGGTGCACGCGGTGTTCTACAACTTCGCGGACGGCGAGGTGGCGCGGCACATCCCCTGGGTGTGGGGGAAGATCACGCCGCAGGAGGCGATCGCCGTGCGGGAGCGGGGAAGCGTCACGGCGCTGCGGGGCAGGATCGGGGAGCTCGCGGACTCCGATGGTCTGGGACGTGCCGGTGACCTCGCCACCCTGGCAGCGGTCAGCGCGCCGACCGAGGGCCGAGCCTTGTACGCCGGACTGCGCGCGCTCGACGTGCCTGAGGAACCGGTGGCCAAGCTGTGGCACGCGGCGACGCTGCTGCGGGAGCACCGCGGAGACGGCCACAATGCCGCACTCCTCGCCCACGGCATCGGCGGCACCGAGGCCCACGTCCTGCTCGCCTGCTCCCTCGGCATGAAGCCGGAGAAGTTCGGCCGCATCCACCACCTGCCGAAGGCGCAGCTAGCCGCCGTAGTTGACGGCTTGCGCGCCCGCGGTCTCGTGAACGACGCCGGCGGGTTCACCGACGCCGGCCGGGACATCAAGGAACGGATCGAGGCTCTCACCGACGACCTCGCGGCCCCGGCGTACGACGTGCTCAACGCGGACGAGCTCGACGAGCTGATTGCGGGACTCGAGCCGATCGCCGCCGCGGTCCAAGCCGCGGACGACTGA
- a CDS encoding RNA polymerase sigma factor, which yields MTALPARPATEADEATDAAVFERSWADADAFAVIFDRHAVAVYRFLARRVGGQLADDLTGQTMLVAFDQRRRFDLSQPSALPWLYGIATNLLHRHTRTEVRQHRALAKSTAETALQSHDELVTDRVAAAAQPLGSALAKLPAAERDIVLLVAWEGLSYEEIALALDIPIGTVRSRLHRARTKLRRALPKEDR from the coding sequence ATGACAGCACTGCCGGCACGACCGGCCACCGAGGCCGACGAGGCGACCGACGCCGCTGTCTTCGAACGGTCCTGGGCGGACGCGGACGCCTTCGCGGTCATCTTCGACCGACACGCCGTGGCCGTGTACCGCTTCCTGGCCCGCCGGGTCGGCGGCCAGCTCGCCGACGATCTCACCGGCCAGACCATGCTGGTGGCGTTCGACCAGCGGCGGCGCTTCGATCTCAGCCAGCCCAGCGCGTTGCCGTGGCTGTACGGCATCGCCACGAATTTGCTGCACAGACACACCAGAACCGAGGTGCGACAGCACCGGGCGCTGGCCAAGTCCACGGCCGAGACCGCGCTGCAGAGCCACGACGAGCTGGTCACCGACCGGGTGGCCGCAGCGGCCCAGCCCCTGGGCAGCGCGCTCGCGAAGCTGCCCGCGGCCGAGCGCGACATCGTGCTGCTCGTCGCGTGGGAGGGCCTTTCCTACGAAGAGATCGCGCTGGCGCTGGACATTCCGATCGGCACAGTCCGCTCTCGCCTGCATCGCGCCCGCACGAAGCTGCGTCGCGCGCTTCCCAAGGAGGACCGCTGA
- a CDS encoding CU044_5270 family protein, protein MDELDLLSRLRPSDENPDPVALAKHRIALLNHAANPAARIATRRWAMPRLAIGAAVLAVITAVGLVIALPGGHQAPSGAFPSGPGTAAHPDGPPAIVLLANAANAAANTPAGKGDWAYTSTVSVFHDVRTHTLRMQTWEKVDGTEGLVREDRDGKITEFKPGIIDAKSPPSLSHPTYRYLTTLPTDPTALRKEIYAQAQKAIDQFGPNGRQLYTVDQWAFQMIGGLVESAAPPALKAALYRVAATVPGVEYVNDTTDAAGRHGIGVAHSVNNSGDRTILIFDRTTYQVMGRATDVHDGRTDSEAVLATGLVEKAGQTP, encoded by the coding sequence ATGGATGAACTCGACCTGCTTTCCCGGCTGCGCCCGTCGGACGAGAACCCCGATCCGGTGGCGCTGGCCAAGCACCGGATCGCGCTGCTGAACCACGCCGCCAATCCCGCAGCGCGTATCGCGACGCGGCGTTGGGCGATGCCACGCCTGGCGATCGGCGCCGCCGTGCTGGCGGTGATCACCGCGGTCGGTTTGGTGATCGCCCTGCCCGGTGGCCACCAGGCGCCAAGCGGGGCGTTTCCGTCCGGTCCCGGCACTGCGGCACATCCGGATGGGCCACCGGCGATCGTGCTGCTCGCCAACGCGGCGAACGCCGCGGCCAACACTCCCGCCGGCAAGGGCGACTGGGCCTACACCAGCACTGTGAGCGTCTTCCACGACGTCCGCACCCACACCCTCCGCATGCAGACCTGGGAGAAGGTCGACGGCACGGAGGGCCTGGTCCGCGAAGATCGCGACGGCAAGATCACCGAGTTCAAGCCCGGCATCATCGATGCCAAGTCTCCGCCCTCGCTGAGTCATCCGACCTATCGTTACCTGACCACCCTGCCGACGGATCCCACCGCGCTGCGCAAGGAGATCTACGCGCAGGCGCAGAAAGCGATTGACCAGTTCGGGCCGAACGGTCGGCAGCTCTACACCGTCGACCAGTGGGCGTTCCAGATGATCGGGGGCCTTGTGGAGAGCGCCGCGCCACCCGCGTTGAAGGCCGCGCTCTACCGGGTCGCCGCGACCGTTCCCGGCGTGGAGTACGTCAACGACACGACAGACGCCGCCGGCCGGCACGGGATCGGTGTCGCGCATTCGGTCAACAACTCCGGTGACCGCACCATTCTGATCTTCGACCGGACCACCTACCAGGTCATGGGCCGGGCCACTGATGTCCACGACGGCCGTACGGACTCCGAGGCCGTGCTCGCTACCGGGCTCGTGGAGAAGGCCGGCCAGACGCCGTGA
- a CDS encoding DUF4265 domain-containing protein — protein sequence MTRFDAWIFALRRLRRSAALIMSSMTTPEPPAEATDAPEQPRIKVWYRFAPREGWLPYDQEGVWATQVGPDRVRVDNIPFLVTGAAEGDLVRFTVDDDGLRWVVERVEWSGNCTIRILPVPTGPLGPSVKAVRQRFAPFGLHAEGFSAELPLVALNVPGDADLAAIKGLLRQGKADGWWEYEEACVGDAWLEA from the coding sequence GTGACCAGGTTCGATGCCTGGATCTTCGCGCTGCGTAGGCTCCGGCGTTCCGCCGCGCTCATCATGTCGTCCATGACGACACCCGAGCCTCCGGCAGAAGCAACTGACGCGCCAGAGCAGCCACGGATCAAGGTCTGGTACCGGTTCGCCCCGCGCGAAGGTTGGCTGCCATACGACCAGGAGGGCGTGTGGGCAACGCAGGTAGGACCGGACCGCGTGCGGGTGGACAACATCCCGTTCCTGGTCACCGGAGCTGCTGAGGGTGACCTTGTACGGTTCACCGTTGACGATGACGGCCTCCGCTGGGTTGTCGAGCGAGTCGAGTGGTCCGGCAACTGCACGATCCGGATTCTGCCGGTCCCGACCGGACCATTGGGCCCCAGCGTCAAGGCTGTACGTCAACGGTTCGCACCCTTCGGCCTCCACGCCGAGGGATTCAGCGCCGAGCTGCCTCTGGTCGCTTTGAATGTGCCGGGAGACGCCGACCTGGCAGCTATCAAGGGCCTCCTCCGCCAGGGCAAAGCCGACGGTTGGTGGGAGTACGAGGAAGCATGTGTAGGCGACGCCTGGCTGGAGGCATAG